The DNA window TCAGGAACTCGCGGAGATCGGCGACCTGGTCAAGATGGGCGCGATCGCCATCACCGACGACGGCCACTACGTGCAGAACCCGGAGATAATGCGCCGCGCTCTGCAGTACGCCCGCATGTTTGATATCCCGGTGATGCAGCACTCGGAGGATGCGTTTCTGTGCGAGGGCGGTGTGATGAATGAATCGGCGCAGTCGGCGCGTCTCGGCCTCAAGGGTCGTCCGACCGCCGCCGAGGAAATTGCCGTGCTTCGCGATATCGCCCTGTGTCGAATAACAGGCTCGCGGCTGCACGTTCAGCATATCACGACTCGTCGTGCTATCGACGCTGTCCGCGCGGCCAAACGCGAGGGGATTCGGGTCACGGCTGAGGCCTGCCCGCATCATTTTGTGCTTACCGACGATGAAATCGGCAAAGAGTTCAACACCAACCTCAAGGTCAACCCGCCCATTCGCACCAAAGATGATCGCAATGCGGTTATTGAGGGGCTGATCGACGGCGCGATCGACTGCATTGCTTCTGATCATGCGCCGCATTCGGCGGAGGACAAAGACTGTGAGTTTGACCAGGCGCCGTCGGGGATGATTGGACTGGAAACGACACTTGGCCTGGTGAAGACCTACCTTATTGACAAAGGGTATCTCGGCTGGGCGGACGCGATCCGCAAGATGACCGCCGATCCGGCACGTATCTTTGGTCTGCCGGGCGGCAGGCTGTCAATCGGTTCCCCGGCGGACATTACGATCATTGATCCTGACAAAAAGTGGAAGGTGAAGGCGGAGAATTTCCGCTCCAAATCTCGCAATTCGCCGTTTATAGGCTGGACTCTGACGGGCAAGGTGTACCGAACGATTTTAGGCGGGAGGGTGGTGTATGAGGGGTAGGGAGCGACGTGTGGAACGACAACCGACGGCCCTTGCCAAACCTCACATGACGAGCGGCACAGAGTTGCGTCTGAGCTAGGGAGAAGTACCAATGAGCGTGATCCACTACTTTCCAAGGTATAGCCAGGCTGAGAACTTCGTTACGAACAATACAATCCTCCTCCTGCTACGTTTGCGGGAGTTTGACCGTCTCAAGTTCGAGAAGCTCATGGAGGAATTATGCGCCGAAGTCGACGAGGAAGCGGCGCTATCGGGTTCTTGGCTTCACTTTCGGCAACAAGTTAAGACTGGCAAAAGCGTTGTAGACGGATTCATTGCCCAGGACAGTATCAAGATCGCAATTGAGACGAAGTTGGGGGGTACGTTCGACCTCAAGCAGATCGAGAATCATCTGGCCGTATTCGCAAACGAGCAACATAAATTCTTGATTTTGCTAAATCCCACTCAAGGGGAATTGCCCCAGGAGAGGCTTGAGTCAATTCGGCAACTAGCCGCTACGCGAGCGGCTCAGATCTTGCCGTTGACATTTCAAGACATCATTGAGAAGGCCAGGGGCCGGTATGGCCAATACGAGGAAGTACTGGCACTCATTGAGGACTATGAAGCGTTCTGTAGCGAAATGAGTCTCTTGCCGCGCGATCAGGTAACTCTCTTTGTTCCGCCATGTGGCCAGTCGTATGAAGACAACATACAGTTCCGTTTGTATTATTGCTCAGCGACATGGAGTCGAAGGCGGGCGAAGTACATTGGTATCTACAAAGATCGCAAGATTTCTGCTATTGGACGGATCGCTAAGATCGTTGTCTGTGACATCGACATGGTCACCAATAAAACTGTAAAGAACTCCGAAAGCATTACCCCAGAGGAGACAGAGCGTATACTTGGAGCCGCAGTGAATGCACGAAAGCGAAATTGGGATCTCACTGTTGGCAACAAATTCTATCTACTTGACGCCCTTGAGGCCACGGAGTTTCGAAAGAGCAGCCCGCGCGGCATCATGGGTCACCGCTACCTTGACTTGGAAGAGATCTTGAACC is part of the Candidatus Zixiibacteriota bacterium genome and encodes:
- a CDS encoding dihydroorotase → MSSKKYDLAITGGRVIDPVLGFEKEASILIKDGLIAGVEAETAALRRTLKSLDPDQIIDATGKLVTPGLIDMHVHLREPGNEGAETIKSGCEAAAAGGFTSVCCMPNTRPRIDSQEAVKFVQDRAQNASARVYVAGAITKHIDGQELAEIGDLVKMGAIAITDDGHYVQNPEIMRRALQYARMFDIPVMQHSEDAFLCEGGVMNESAQSARLGLKGRPTAAEEIAVLRDIALCRITGSRLHVQHITTRRAIDAVRAAKREGIRVTAEACPHHFVLTDDEIGKEFNTNLKVNPPIRTKDDRNAVIEGLIDGAIDCIASDHAPHSAEDKDCEFDQAPSGMIGLETTLGLVKTYLIDKGYLGWADAIRKMTADPARIFGLPGGRLSIGSPADITIIDPDKKWKVKAENFRSKSRNSPFIGWTLTGKVYRTILGGRVVYEG